The genomic interval GATCAGTGATTCTAAGGGAGTCGAAACCTGCGACTCGAAGTCGTCAGTTTTTCTGTATGGCGTATGGGAAGTTGGCGGAGTTTGTTTCTCAGAAAGGGGCGATCGTACTGGATGAGTTGGTTTTGTTTCAGAAGGAACTGAAGGATCTGAGGCAGGGGTATTCTCCGGAAGAGATTTTGCCTGAAGATTTGCCAACGGATGAGCAGATTGTGGAGATTTGGAACTCTATCAAAAACCCTGCCTGGAAGTGGGTTTATGGAATGCTGGCAACCTATGGGATGCGTCCGCATGAGATTTTTCGGCTGGACGTTCAGCGCTATAACCACTCGACAGAGGTGTTGAGGGTTTTTGAGGAGACTAAAACGGGGACGCGGTTGGTTTATCCGTGTCTTCCTGTTTGGCGTGAACGGTTCGAGTTGTGGAATGTTCAGTACCCGAAAATTCGAGTGGAGGGCAGAAATAACAATGACCTTGGGGAGAAGATTTCGCAGGAGTTCAGAGAACGGAAAATTCCCCATAATCCTTATGCACTGAGACATGCCTGGTGTATTCGGACTGCCTTACTGGAAGTACCGGATACGATCGCTGCAAAGTGGGCGGGTCATAGTGTAGCGGTGAGAACGGAGACTTACCATCAAGCCATCAGCAAGGCACAGCATGAGCGGGTGTTTGATCAGATGAAGCAAAATGAACAAAACTACCTGAAGGTTACCAGGCTTTCCTCTGGTCGGGGGGAATCATGAGAAGCCGATCAAAGTTTGCTACATGCACCTGCCAGGTTGACTGTTCAACGCCCGGATCTTGGATGTTGCGATAGTGGATGCCGTACTGGGCATCTCCCGGTTTTTTGGCAATTCTCAATTTTTCGGCGAGTTCGATCTCGGTCATGATTCTGTCTCGGCTGACTCCCAATAGCGGGGCGGCTTTAGCAGGGGAGAGCCACAGTCCCCGAATGCCATAGCTTTCAAATACGCGCTCGACCCATTTCTGACGTTCCTCAAGCTGGATGTAGCGGATTTCCAGATCTGCAAGTCGCTGTTCCAGTTCAGCCAAGGTTCTTGCCATGTTCGCTCCGTGTAGTAGGGCTGGGGTCAGGTTTGGGCTTCTAGCAGTT from Kovacikia minuta CCNUW1 carries:
- a CDS encoding site-specific integrase; this translates as MSIGLFWGKFWGSEIVDLSERIHEINQQLEKVSLRQKGGKLYVRGRTDDTFPPRPGEWEVKRVEFALDCNATLPGLKVARLKVQEIDHQLLWGKFDWTPHLRGKNKPAQTVAEWVEKYEAAHWECTPRTPTKENSYHKNYRLFFKRLPQHETLTLNLLRSVILRESKPATRSRQFFCMAYGKLAEFVSQKGAIVLDELVLFQKELKDLRQGYSPEEILPEDLPTDEQIVEIWNSIKNPAWKWVYGMLATYGMRPHEIFRLDVQRYNHSTEVLRVFEETKTGTRLVYPCLPVWRERFELWNVQYPKIRVEGRNNNDLGEKISQEFRERKIPHNPYALRHAWCIRTALLEVPDTIAAKWAGHSVAVRTETYHQAISKAQHERVFDQMKQNEQNYLKVTRLSSGRGES